The genomic interval AATATATAGACAAGGACAGGAACGCATTATTTGATAAGCCTATAGTTATATCAGGTTCAAACAATAATATTTCAATTGACGCGGCACTGCAATATAATGACGGTTATCAAGAACATGTTTACACATACGCGAATTTAATTCACACGATTGAGGGCGGGACTCATTTAGTCGGACTAAGAACGGCACTGACTAGGGCAATTAACGAGGCTGCTAGAATAAATAAAGTCCTGAAGGAAAAAGAAGACAACTTGACCGGCGATGACTTAAAAGAGGGCTTAACCTGCGTTTTATCCGTGAAATTAAGCGACCCTCAATTTGAAGGCCAGACAAAAACAAAGCTCGGAAATAGTGAAGTTCGGGGAGCTGTTGACTCGGTTATTTATGATGGACTCATGTCAGCATTTGAAGACAGACCCGAAATTATTCGCCCGGTTGTCGAGAAAGCATTACGCGCAAAACACGCCAGAGAAGCGGCCAAGAAAGCCCGTGAGTTAGTCCGTAAAGGTGCAATGTCAGGAATGACTTTACCCGGTAAACTCGCAGACTGTTCGTCAAAACAAGCTGAGAACACAGAATTATATATAGTAGAAGGCGACAGTGCAGGAGGCAGCGCAAAACAAGGCCGGGACAGGACATTTCAAGCGATTTTGCCGTTACGCGGTAAGATTTTAAACGTTGAGAAGGCTCAAATGAATAAAATGTTAGCTAATAGAGAAATTCAGACGATTATTACAGCACTGGGCTGCGGAATAGGTGCAGAATTTGACGCTACGAAATTACGTTATCACAAAATTATAATCATGACAGATGCAGACGTTGACGGAGCACATATAAGCACGCTTTTATTGACTTTCTTTTATCGTCATATGCCGGAGCTTTTATCACAGGGATATTTATATTTAGCCCAGCCGCCTTTGTATCGAGTTCAATACGGCAAAACTGTAAATTATTGCTACACTGATAAAGAATTGCGCTCACATGTTGACAACGCCCCCGATCCCTCAAAAGTTACTGTCCAGCGTTACAAGGGACTCGGCGAAATGAACCCCGAACAGTTATGGGACACGACTATGAATCCAGCGAATCGAATATTAAAACAGGTCGAACTTGATGATAATTTGCTTGCTGATGAATATTTTGATATTTTGATGGGTGAAAAAGTTGAGCCGAGAAGGGAATTTATTATTACAAATGCTCACAAAGTCAAAAATCTTGACGTTTAATATAAAATGTGCTAAACGTTGCGGAATTTATTGCCGATATTAGGGTCAGTGAGTGAGAATAAAGCAAAAATTTTCAGGAGGATATAAAAATGGTAAACAATAACAACGCTCAATTTACATATCAGGCCACGCGAATCACGACCGCAACAAAAGAACAGCTCTTATTAATCACGTACGATATTGGCATTAAAGCATGTCATGCGGCAGAAAATGCTATGCTCGGCAAAAACGGCGGTTCACCTGATTACGATTTAGCGAACAGAGAAACTATACGCGCTCAGGAAGTTATACGCGAATTAATGGTAACTCTTAATAAGGACAAGGGCGGAGAGATGGCCGACAAGTTAATGCAGCTTTATGAATACATGTATCAATTATTAGTCGATGCCAACATGAAAAAGGAACCCGATAATATCCGCACAGTCCGTGGAATGCTCGAAGAGTTAAAAGCAACATGGGAGGGCGCACTCGTTCAATTATTGCAGGAATATCAAGCGGCTCACCCAGAAGATAAAGACCTTCAGAATGCTATATTAGAACTTGAAGGCAAGAAACCCGAACAGCCAGCCAAACCCGCAGCACCTACTCAGACGGCATATAAGACAGCTGCACCCGCTCAGAAGACAGCAAAGGCCGGAGGATTCACACTTGCAGGATAATATATTAACTCAAGCTAAAGAGTTAATTTCACGCGAAATAAATTTATGCAAATCACTAAGGGCGATGATCTCTAGGGAACTTGAGGCCATTGCCCTAGATGGCGATACTGACGAATTAGTGAGACTCGCTCCTAAGAAAGACGAAATTATTTCACAGCTTCAATTACTCGCTGATACTTGGCAGGATTTGCTTTGTAGTTATGGCTTGTCGGAAAATAATGACCCAGTTAATATTAATGATAATGATAAATCAGGAGGATTCGGGCAGAAATTGCTTAATTTATATCCTGATGATTTAGAATTGCAGGAATTAGTACAGGAGACTCGCGAGATTTCAGCAAGTATTATTAACGCTCAAAACGAGGCAATTATACAATTAAGACAGCACGCGGACGAATTGAGATCAAAAATTTCTGAACGTAAGGCAATGCACAGAGCCGCAGCAAGATATTCACGCATGGGAGGATTATATTATTAGCATGAGAAAATTTTTTATTGCAGGATTAATAATATTATTATTTGCGAGTTCAATTTTTGCCGCAGATAAAGCAGATAACAGCACTACTCTTGAACGTGAACGCGAAATCGGCCGCAAAGCTATGAAGCAAATCGAGGAACAATGGCCGCTGACTACTGACCCCGCAATAACTTCACGCCTAGAAATGATATTGAATAAATTAGAGCCTTTCATGGAACGCCGTATAAACTGGGAAGTTAGACTCGTCAAGACTGAAAATATGAACGCGTTTTGTTTACCCGGCGGATTTATTTTTTTCACGACTGGAATCGTTGACGCCCTGAAGACTGATTCAGAACTTGCTGCAGTAATGGCTCACGAAATGATTCACGCGGATCAAAGGCACTCTTTACGAATGGCAGCAGATACTAACAAAGTAAATCTTGCTACACTGGCGGCTATGTTATTGAGCGGAGGTGCAGCAGCTCCCATAATTCTAGCAAATCTAGCTAACGTAGCAATCACAAGCTCATATACTTTAAAACTTGAACAGGAAGCGGACAGGCTCGGACTTGAGGCGTTAATTAAATCGGGCTATTCTCCCACTGGAATGATTACACTTTTTGAAAGATTTATGGCCGAAGAGTATAAGCAGCCTTTAATAGAATACGGCATTTACATGAATCACCCGGAATCAAAACAAAGACTCGCCGATGCAGTTAAATTTTTGCATGATAAAAATATTCCCATTGAACGAAAATATTCACTTGGCCTGTTACGTACCAGCATACGGGAAACTAAATCAAATCTTCAATTAATAATAGACAGCTCAACAGTTGCGACGGGGAATAATACTCCGGAAATCAAGACCGTATTAAATAAAGTCCGTGAAAATCTCGATAAATATTTACAGTTAGAACTCGCACCGTATGAACTGCATATCGTGAACGGAGCGTTATATATCGGCAATAATTATATACTCGGCAATGTAGACGGAGTAACGAGCCCTGACGAATTGCGGGAGAATTTGTTAAAAGCTGTGAACTTAGCGCGGGCAAAACATCCGACATCAAAATTTTTCAAGTAACGACCTCGGGGTGACTCGAACACCCGGCCTACTGCTTAGGAGGCAGTCGCTCTATCCACTGAGCTACGAGGCCAAGTAAACCGCGTGAAAATATAGCAATAATTATATATTTTGTCAAACTTTATTCATAACGTCCTAAGTCGAATACATATAAATATTCAAAGCCTTCAGATAAAAATATTGCTCCTTCTGTACCGTTGCTTCTCGATGCAATAAACCCTTGACAACATTTGCTAATAAATAAAATCGATACTAGATATTCAAGTCCGCGCAAATACTTATCGTTGGGTCTATTTGTATTATATTCTGCTAAATCTCCCTTACTGTTATAATCATAATCAAGATAATCGCACTCAGGAAGTATTAATTTATCGCCAAAAGCTGCCTTAAATTTTTCCATGATATTTTTATCTTCAGTAGCGAGATATATTATGTCAAAATTTTTTTCTTGCATGACCGTTTGAACTTTTGTAATTGCTTGTTCTGCTGTCGGCGGTACATAATGCCCCTTAGGTTTATGCGCTATTAAATCAGTACCTCTTATTTTAACGCCTAAGATCCTTTTGCCCTGTGTTTTCTCCTGTAAAATTGCTAACTTCTCAAGAACAGAGGGCTTAAATCTAATATATTT from Synergistaceae bacterium carries:
- the gyrB gene encoding DNA topoisomerase (ATP-hydrolyzing) subunit B; this encodes MESTTNNYGAESIKVLEGLEAVRKRPGMYIGDTGTRGLHHLVYEVVDNSVDEAMAGFCDKIQVIIHSDESITIQDNGRGIPTDPHPYNGRPTSEVVLTVLHAGGKFGEGAYKVSGGLHGVGVSVVNALSEWLVITIARDGVEKTQRFKRGVPVTDLTTTGNNANWRGTRIHYMPDRKIFEDVHHSLDTLKSRFRELAFLNPGLKISVHDERTNERREYFYTGGIGAFVQYIDKDRNALFDKPIVISGSNNNISIDAALQYNDGYQEHVYTYANLIHTIEGGTHLVGLRTALTRAINEAARINKVLKEKEDNLTGDDLKEGLTCVLSVKLSDPQFEGQTKTKLGNSEVRGAVDSVIYDGLMSAFEDRPEIIRPVVEKALRAKHAREAAKKARELVRKGAMSGMTLPGKLADCSSKQAENTELYIVEGDSAGGSAKQGRDRTFQAILPLRGKILNVEKAQMNKMLANREIQTIITALGCGIGAEFDATKLRYHKIIIMTDADVDGAHISTLLLTFFYRHMPELLSQGYLYLAQPPLYRVQYGKTVNYCYTDKELRSHVDNAPDPSKVTVQRYKGLGEMNPEQLWDTTMNPANRILKQVELDDNLLADEYFDILMGEKVEPRREFIITNAHKVKNLDV
- the fliS gene encoding flagellar export chaperone FliS, coding for MVNNNNAQFTYQATRITTATKEQLLLITYDIGIKACHAAENAMLGKNGGSPDYDLANRETIRAQEVIRELMVTLNKDKGGEMADKLMQLYEYMYQLLVDANMKKEPDNIRTVRGMLEELKATWEGALVQLLQEYQAAHPEDKDLQNAILELEGKKPEQPAKPAAPTQTAYKTAAPAQKTAKAGGFTLAG
- a CDS encoding M48 family metalloprotease; translation: MRKFFIAGLIILLFASSIFAADKADNSTTLEREREIGRKAMKQIEEQWPLTTDPAITSRLEMILNKLEPFMERRINWEVRLVKTENMNAFCLPGGFIFFTTGIVDALKTDSELAAVMAHEMIHADQRHSLRMAADTNKVNLATLAAMLLSGGAAAPIILANLANVAITSSYTLKLEQEADRLGLEALIKSGYSPTGMITLFERFMAEEYKQPLIEYGIYMNHPESKQRLADAVKFLHDKNIPIERKYSLGLLRTSIRETKSNLQLIIDSSTVATGNNTPEIKTVLNKVRENLDKYLQLELAPYELHIVNGALYIGNNYILGNVDGVTSPDELRENLLKAVNLARAKHPTSKFFK